The Elaeis guineensis isolate ETL-2024a chromosome 14, EG11, whole genome shotgun sequence genome has a segment encoding these proteins:
- the LOC105057117 gene encoding uncharacterized protein isoform X2 produces MERSGSFREGMDSRIPSSLPSTLRSGLVSSQVDTVTSLQSLLVDLKAIDQKLPQTRDLEMGSIVGISSEESLPATFNPRLLTSSSMGEIKRTKSTLHEGTIRARDRAKACSEAALKIDKYCHNLSKKRSRADISSNERSGALLPRGSISKTNPQSHLTSRGLDLGPQKSEERSKTTVPNRRIRTSMVEVRMDVRAHGIARPSAPMNKDRDASILVNDGMALSEEKGQELATGVDGWEKSKMKKKRSVIKSDVSASAALTRLPDADREPKRGMQQKFGTDARPRVNNAHGFRPGPGSGVSGVGTLDSASQQSGLGMHPLARNDQDNGSLSNDRRDRLAGLDKDGSHLKAVNKPNGHEDNFSASPTSMIKVNAPARGPRSNSGSLSKASPNIHRVVGNSDDWEPSQSINKISSVGGAVNHRRGAAMRSSSPPVQWGGQRPQKISRSARRSNFSPLKSSHDETPASDTVDNAGVHQAGLGLRRLSSNASQQIKLKGDSVQPTGLSESEEFQVADNKSRDNSKKYEENMDRSMHKFAGLVLPSRKKKVVADEDIGDGVRRLGRIGRAFAPTKSGMAGPIEKPDNTATVKQQRSTRVSSERIESKPGRPPTRKLSERKGCTQPRHSVNNAPLEFFGQSDDDHEELLAAANAALHIRCACSSLFWKQIEPIFGLLSSEDLAYLDPQICCMNKSSPSPLVAGNNGHDLKGDLEYISLPSTPAAAGRDYFSAISDGISFNAREREPELAWETEHVEPFLEQLIRGIGARSGVSICQALLSAIIEEEEIENINYNSGEEYLHGSHGICFEVEGGLKSKGSNFHSSRTFLTAERGPSNGFKGNAGWRYHDELTHEKLESSVSLSDSSTVCTKFQYNQMCINDRILLELSEIGLYPDPVPDLAQSEDEDINDEVNKLEQELHEEVRKKKNLLLKLEKAVMEARESQQRVLERIALDRLVEMAYEKYVAYWGPNASSDKNVNKLNKHAALAFVKRTLARCKKFEESGTSCFDEPPFRDMFLSVSSYSSGVECIHTSADGEAANRFTAMPHPQSTLADSNPNVTSKTVERVNACDKYPDAFWSGSHSSEQTVGKEEQWSNQIKKRGSLLDDVVGSTSVTCLRTSSGLGSSLVSGIKGKRSERDREGKEQNRDAGSRNTVGRIGRPALSNAKGERKNKTKPKQKTAQLSASVNSLLSKAPELPDAMLPSDPKSRDMVVGGSTKKDDLAVLSSSAKMQDRPKAIDLSNLQLSEVDVGDLGGHGQDIGSWLNIVDEDGLQDHDYMGLQIPMDDLSEVNMMI; encoded by the exons GGATCGAGCAAAAGCCTGCAGTGAGGCTGCTTTGAAAATTGATAAGTATTGTCACAATCTTTCAAAAAAACGTTCCCGAGCTGATATTTCATCGAATGAGCGGTCTGGTGCATTGCTGCCAAGAGGAAGCATCTCTAAGACTAACCCTCAAAGCCATCTGACTTCACGTGGTCTCGACCTTGGGCCTCAGAAATCAGAAGAAAGGTCCAAGACCACTGTACCAAATAGACGAATTCGAACTTCTATGGTGGAAGTACGG atggATGTAAGGGCTCATGGTATTGCAAGACCATCTGCGCCTATGAATAAGGATAGAGATGCCAGCATACTTGTAAATGATGGCATGGCATTATCAGAAGAGAAGGGCCAAGAATTGGCTACTGGTGTTGATGGCTGGGAAAAgtcaaagatgaagaagaaacgcTCTGTCATAAAGTCTGATGTTTCTGCAAGTGCAGCTTTGACTAGATTGCCGGATGCTGATAGAGAACCCAAACGAGGAATGCAGCAGAAGTTTGGTACTGATGCTCGACCAAGGGTGAATAATGCCCATGGCTTCAG GCCAGGTCCTGGTTCCGGAGTTTCTGGAGTTGGAACATTAGATTCAGCTTCTCAACAATCTGGTCTTGGTATGCATCCCTTAGCTAGAAATGATCAAGACAATGGTTCTCTTTCCAATGATAGAAGAGATCGTCTTGCAGGTTTAGATAAAGATGGTTCCCATCTTAAAGCTGTTAACAA GCCTAATGGTCATGAAGATAATTTTTCTGCTAGTCCTACCTCCATGATAAAGGTGAATGCGCCTGCTCGAGGGCCACGATCAAATTCAGGTTCACTGTCAAAGGCATCCCCAAACATTCATCGAGTGGTGGGAAATTCTGATGATTGGGAACCGTCTCAAAGTATAAACAAGATTAGTTCTGTTGGTGGGGCTGTCAATCACAGACGTGGGGCAGCTATGCGCTCTTCATCACCTCCTGTACAGTGGGGTGGACAAAGACCTCAGAAGATCTCACGTTCTGCAAGACGATCAAATTTTTCTCCTCTTAAATCAAGCCATGATGAAACACCTGCATCAGATACAGTAGATAATGCAGGCGTCCATCAGGCTGGATTAGGATTGAGACGCTTATCTTCTAATGCTTCTCAGCAAATTAAACTAAAAGGTGATAGTGTACAACCCACAGGTTTATCAGAAAGTGAGGAGTTTCAAGTTGCTGATAACAAGTCAAGGGACAACAGTAAGAAATATGAAGAGAATATGGATCGGTCCATGCATAAGTTTGCAGGACTTGTATTGCCTTCAAGAAAGAAAAAGGTGGTTGCTGATGAAGATATTGGAGATGGTGTCCGGAGACTCGGGAGGATTGGACGAGCTTTTGCACCTACCAAGTCTGGCATGGCTGGCCCAATTGAGAAACCAGACAATACTGCCACTGTGAAGCAACAGAGAAGCACAAGAGTTAGTTCTGAGAGGATTGAAAG TAAACCTGGTCGCCCACCTACCAGAAAATTGTCTGAGCGGAAGGGGTGTACACAGCCACGACATTCAGTGAACAATGCACCTTTGGAGTTTTTTG GACAATCAGATGATGACCATGAAGAGCTTTTAGCTGCTGCAAATGCTGCCCTGCATATaa GGTGCGCTTGTTCCAGTCTTTTTTGGAAGCAAATCGAGCCAATTTTTGGTCTTCTTTCTTCAGAGGATCTTGCTTATTTGGACCCACAG ATTTGTTGCATGAACAAGTCTTCTCCAAGTCCTCTTGTTGCTGGGAACAATGGTCATGACTTGAAG GGTGATCTTGAATATATATCCTTACCATCAACTCCAGCTGCTGCTGGCAGAGATTATTTCAGTGCTATCTCAGATGGAATTAGCTTTAATGCACGTGAGAGGGAACCAGAGCTCGCATGGGAAACAGAGCATGTTGAACCTTTCCTAGAGCAATTAATACGGGGAATTGGGGCTCGAAGTGGGGTTTCAATTTGCCAAGCACTTCTTTCGGCTATAAttgaagaagaagagattgaaaatattaactaCAACAGTGGAGAAGAATACTTGCATGGATCTCATGGAATTTGTTTTGAGGTCGAGGGTGGGTTGAAATCGAAGGGTTCAAACTTTCACTCATCAAGAACATTTCTAACTGCAGAGAGAGGCCCTTCTAATGGCTTCAAGGGCAATGCTGGTTGGAGATACCATGATGAACTGACACATGAGAAATTAGAAAGTAGTGTTAGCTTATCAGACTCTAGCACAGTATGCACAAAATTTCAATATAACCAAATGTGTATCAATGATAGGATCCTCCTGGAGCTCAGTGAAATCGGACTTTACCCAGACCCTGTG CCTGATTTAGCACAGAGTGAAGATGAAGATATTAATGATGAGGTCAACAAATTAGAGCAAGAACTCCATGAGGAG gtgaggaagaagaaaaatcttCTGTTGAAACTGGAGAAGGCTGTTATGGAAGCAAGGGAGTCTCAACAGAG GGTACTAGAGCGTATAGCTTTGGACAGACTTGTAGAAATGGCTTATGAGAAATATGTG GCATATTGGGGTCCTAATGCTTCTAGTGACAAGAATGTGAACAAGCTTAACAAACATGCTGCCTTGGCTTTTGTCAAACGAACATTAGCACGATGTAAGAAATTTGAGGAGTCAGGGACTAGTTGTTTTGATGAGCCTCCTTTCAGGGATATGTTTCTTTCCGTATCTTCTTACAGCAGCGGTGTAGAATGTATACACACATCTGCAGATGGAGAGGCTGCCAATCGTTTCACTGCCATGCCGCATCCACAAAGTACTTTAGCAG ATTCTAATCCTAATGTAACCTCAAAAACAGTTGAAAGAGTGAATGCCTGCGACAAGTATCCTGATGCTTTTTGGTCGGGTAGTCATTCATCAGAACAAACAGTTGGTAAAGAGGAGCAGtggtcaaatcaaatcaaaaagagGGGCTCATTGCTTGATGATGTTGTTGGTAGTACGTCGGTCACTTGTTTGAGAACATCTTCAGGTCTTGGAAGTTCTCTTGTAAGTGGTATAAAAGGAAAGAGGAGCGAGAGAGACAGAGAAGGGAAGGAGCAAAACAGAGATGCAGGCTCAAGAAATACCGTCGGTCGAATTGGTCGTCCAGCTTTATCCAATGCGAAAGGTGAAAGAAAGAATAAGACAAAGCCCAAACAGAAGACAGCCCAATTATCTGCTTCTGTCAACAGTCTTCTTTCTAAGGCTCCAGAGTTGCCCGATGCAATGTTGCCTTCAGACCCAAAATCTCGTGATATGGTTGTTGGTGGAAGTACCAAGAAGGATGATTTAGCTGTGCTCTCGAGCTCTGCCAAGATGCAGGATAGGCCCAAGGCCATTGACTTGTCCAATTTGCAACTATCGGAAGTAGATGTTGGTGATCTGGGTGGTCATGGGCAGGATATTGGTTCGTGGTTGAACATTGTTGATGAAGATGGGCTGCAAGACCATGATTATATGGGTCTTCAGATTCCCATGGATGACCTTTCAGAAGTTAACATGATGATATGA
- the LOC105057117 gene encoding uncharacterized protein isoform X1: protein MERSGSFREGMDSRIPSSLPSTLRSGLVSSQVDTVTSLQSLLVDLKAIDQKLPQTRDLEMGSIVGISSEESLPATFNPRLLTSSSMGEIKRTKSTLHEGTIRARDRAKACSEAALKIDKYCHNLSKKRSRADISSNERSGALLPRGSISKTNPQSHLTSRGLDLGPQKSEERSKTTVPNRRIRTSMVEVRMDVRAHGIARPSAPMNKDRDASILVNDGMALSEEKGQELATGVDGWEKSKMKKKRSVIKSDVSASAALTRLPDADREPKRGMQQKFGTDARPRVNNAHGFRPGPGSGVSGVGTLDSASQQSGLGMHPLARNDQDNGSLSNDRRDRLAGLDKDGSHLKAVNKPNGHEDNFSASPTSMIKVNAPARGPRSNSGSLSKASPNIHRVVGNSDDWEPSQSINKISSVGGAVNHRRGAAMRSSSPPVQWGGQRPQKISRSARRSNFSPLKSSHDETPASDTVDNAGVHQAGLGLRRLSSNASQQIKLKGDSVQPTGLSESEEFQVADNKSRDNSKKYEENMDRSMHKFAGLVLPSRKKKVVADEDIGDGVRRLGRIGRAFAPTKSGMAGPIEKPDNTATVKQQRSTRVSSERIESKPGRPPTRKLSERKGCTQPRHSVNNAPLEFFVFSGQSDDDHEELLAAANAALHIRCACSSLFWKQIEPIFGLLSSEDLAYLDPQICCMNKSSPSPLVAGNNGHDLKGDLEYISLPSTPAAAGRDYFSAISDGISFNAREREPELAWETEHVEPFLEQLIRGIGARSGVSICQALLSAIIEEEEIENINYNSGEEYLHGSHGICFEVEGGLKSKGSNFHSSRTFLTAERGPSNGFKGNAGWRYHDELTHEKLESSVSLSDSSTVCTKFQYNQMCINDRILLELSEIGLYPDPVPDLAQSEDEDINDEVNKLEQELHEEVRKKKNLLLKLEKAVMEARESQQRVLERIALDRLVEMAYEKYVAYWGPNASSDKNVNKLNKHAALAFVKRTLARCKKFEESGTSCFDEPPFRDMFLSVSSYSSGVECIHTSADGEAANRFTAMPHPQSTLADSNPNVTSKTVERVNACDKYPDAFWSGSHSSEQTVGKEEQWSNQIKKRGSLLDDVVGSTSVTCLRTSSGLGSSLVSGIKGKRSERDREGKEQNRDAGSRNTVGRIGRPALSNAKGERKNKTKPKQKTAQLSASVNSLLSKAPELPDAMLPSDPKSRDMVVGGSTKKDDLAVLSSSAKMQDRPKAIDLSNLQLSEVDVGDLGGHGQDIGSWLNIVDEDGLQDHDYMGLQIPMDDLSEVNMMI, encoded by the exons GGATCGAGCAAAAGCCTGCAGTGAGGCTGCTTTGAAAATTGATAAGTATTGTCACAATCTTTCAAAAAAACGTTCCCGAGCTGATATTTCATCGAATGAGCGGTCTGGTGCATTGCTGCCAAGAGGAAGCATCTCTAAGACTAACCCTCAAAGCCATCTGACTTCACGTGGTCTCGACCTTGGGCCTCAGAAATCAGAAGAAAGGTCCAAGACCACTGTACCAAATAGACGAATTCGAACTTCTATGGTGGAAGTACGG atggATGTAAGGGCTCATGGTATTGCAAGACCATCTGCGCCTATGAATAAGGATAGAGATGCCAGCATACTTGTAAATGATGGCATGGCATTATCAGAAGAGAAGGGCCAAGAATTGGCTACTGGTGTTGATGGCTGGGAAAAgtcaaagatgaagaagaaacgcTCTGTCATAAAGTCTGATGTTTCTGCAAGTGCAGCTTTGACTAGATTGCCGGATGCTGATAGAGAACCCAAACGAGGAATGCAGCAGAAGTTTGGTACTGATGCTCGACCAAGGGTGAATAATGCCCATGGCTTCAG GCCAGGTCCTGGTTCCGGAGTTTCTGGAGTTGGAACATTAGATTCAGCTTCTCAACAATCTGGTCTTGGTATGCATCCCTTAGCTAGAAATGATCAAGACAATGGTTCTCTTTCCAATGATAGAAGAGATCGTCTTGCAGGTTTAGATAAAGATGGTTCCCATCTTAAAGCTGTTAACAA GCCTAATGGTCATGAAGATAATTTTTCTGCTAGTCCTACCTCCATGATAAAGGTGAATGCGCCTGCTCGAGGGCCACGATCAAATTCAGGTTCACTGTCAAAGGCATCCCCAAACATTCATCGAGTGGTGGGAAATTCTGATGATTGGGAACCGTCTCAAAGTATAAACAAGATTAGTTCTGTTGGTGGGGCTGTCAATCACAGACGTGGGGCAGCTATGCGCTCTTCATCACCTCCTGTACAGTGGGGTGGACAAAGACCTCAGAAGATCTCACGTTCTGCAAGACGATCAAATTTTTCTCCTCTTAAATCAAGCCATGATGAAACACCTGCATCAGATACAGTAGATAATGCAGGCGTCCATCAGGCTGGATTAGGATTGAGACGCTTATCTTCTAATGCTTCTCAGCAAATTAAACTAAAAGGTGATAGTGTACAACCCACAGGTTTATCAGAAAGTGAGGAGTTTCAAGTTGCTGATAACAAGTCAAGGGACAACAGTAAGAAATATGAAGAGAATATGGATCGGTCCATGCATAAGTTTGCAGGACTTGTATTGCCTTCAAGAAAGAAAAAGGTGGTTGCTGATGAAGATATTGGAGATGGTGTCCGGAGACTCGGGAGGATTGGACGAGCTTTTGCACCTACCAAGTCTGGCATGGCTGGCCCAATTGAGAAACCAGACAATACTGCCACTGTGAAGCAACAGAGAAGCACAAGAGTTAGTTCTGAGAGGATTGAAAG TAAACCTGGTCGCCCACCTACCAGAAAATTGTCTGAGCGGAAGGGGTGTACACAGCCACGACATTCAGTGAACAATGCACCTTTGGAGTTTTTTG TCTTTTCAGGACAATCAGATGATGACCATGAAGAGCTTTTAGCTGCTGCAAATGCTGCCCTGCATATaa GGTGCGCTTGTTCCAGTCTTTTTTGGAAGCAAATCGAGCCAATTTTTGGTCTTCTTTCTTCAGAGGATCTTGCTTATTTGGACCCACAG ATTTGTTGCATGAACAAGTCTTCTCCAAGTCCTCTTGTTGCTGGGAACAATGGTCATGACTTGAAG GGTGATCTTGAATATATATCCTTACCATCAACTCCAGCTGCTGCTGGCAGAGATTATTTCAGTGCTATCTCAGATGGAATTAGCTTTAATGCACGTGAGAGGGAACCAGAGCTCGCATGGGAAACAGAGCATGTTGAACCTTTCCTAGAGCAATTAATACGGGGAATTGGGGCTCGAAGTGGGGTTTCAATTTGCCAAGCACTTCTTTCGGCTATAAttgaagaagaagagattgaaaatattaactaCAACAGTGGAGAAGAATACTTGCATGGATCTCATGGAATTTGTTTTGAGGTCGAGGGTGGGTTGAAATCGAAGGGTTCAAACTTTCACTCATCAAGAACATTTCTAACTGCAGAGAGAGGCCCTTCTAATGGCTTCAAGGGCAATGCTGGTTGGAGATACCATGATGAACTGACACATGAGAAATTAGAAAGTAGTGTTAGCTTATCAGACTCTAGCACAGTATGCACAAAATTTCAATATAACCAAATGTGTATCAATGATAGGATCCTCCTGGAGCTCAGTGAAATCGGACTTTACCCAGACCCTGTG CCTGATTTAGCACAGAGTGAAGATGAAGATATTAATGATGAGGTCAACAAATTAGAGCAAGAACTCCATGAGGAG gtgaggaagaagaaaaatcttCTGTTGAAACTGGAGAAGGCTGTTATGGAAGCAAGGGAGTCTCAACAGAG GGTACTAGAGCGTATAGCTTTGGACAGACTTGTAGAAATGGCTTATGAGAAATATGTG GCATATTGGGGTCCTAATGCTTCTAGTGACAAGAATGTGAACAAGCTTAACAAACATGCTGCCTTGGCTTTTGTCAAACGAACATTAGCACGATGTAAGAAATTTGAGGAGTCAGGGACTAGTTGTTTTGATGAGCCTCCTTTCAGGGATATGTTTCTTTCCGTATCTTCTTACAGCAGCGGTGTAGAATGTATACACACATCTGCAGATGGAGAGGCTGCCAATCGTTTCACTGCCATGCCGCATCCACAAAGTACTTTAGCAG ATTCTAATCCTAATGTAACCTCAAAAACAGTTGAAAGAGTGAATGCCTGCGACAAGTATCCTGATGCTTTTTGGTCGGGTAGTCATTCATCAGAACAAACAGTTGGTAAAGAGGAGCAGtggtcaaatcaaatcaaaaagagGGGCTCATTGCTTGATGATGTTGTTGGTAGTACGTCGGTCACTTGTTTGAGAACATCTTCAGGTCTTGGAAGTTCTCTTGTAAGTGGTATAAAAGGAAAGAGGAGCGAGAGAGACAGAGAAGGGAAGGAGCAAAACAGAGATGCAGGCTCAAGAAATACCGTCGGTCGAATTGGTCGTCCAGCTTTATCCAATGCGAAAGGTGAAAGAAAGAATAAGACAAAGCCCAAACAGAAGACAGCCCAATTATCTGCTTCTGTCAACAGTCTTCTTTCTAAGGCTCCAGAGTTGCCCGATGCAATGTTGCCTTCAGACCCAAAATCTCGTGATATGGTTGTTGGTGGAAGTACCAAGAAGGATGATTTAGCTGTGCTCTCGAGCTCTGCCAAGATGCAGGATAGGCCCAAGGCCATTGACTTGTCCAATTTGCAACTATCGGAAGTAGATGTTGGTGATCTGGGTGGTCATGGGCAGGATATTGGTTCGTGGTTGAACATTGTTGATGAAGATGGGCTGCAAGACCATGATTATATGGGTCTTCAGATTCCCATGGATGACCTTTCAGAAGTTAACATGATGATATGA